In Primulina eburnea isolate SZY01 chromosome 5, ASM2296580v1, whole genome shotgun sequence, a single window of DNA contains:
- the LOC140832820 gene encoding uncharacterized protein, producing MRTDSEIDFSNPNDSKMGEKAENDAERIFVSNPIPARNSNPNSITASQFLAWKRQKDADASARKAEAARKRAEDIAAGLVQMNGRELFVQEPWVFDNSRY from the exons ATGCGCACAGATTCGGAGATTGATTTCTCGAATCCAAACGACTCGAAAATGGGCGAGAAAGCTGAGAATGATGCCGAAAGAATCTTTGTATCAAATCCAATCCCTGCCCGAAATTCAAACCCAAATTCCATCACAGCATCCCAATTTCTCGCCTGGAAACGCCAGAAG GATGCTGATGCTTCCGCAAGAAAAGCTGAAGCAGCAAGAAAGCGTGCAGAGGATATAGCTGCTGGCTTGGTTCAAATGAATGGTCGTGAGCTTTTTGTGCAGGAGCCCTGGGTGTTTGATAATTCACGTTACTAA